The Fundulus heteroclitus isolate FHET01 unplaced genomic scaffold, MU-UCD_Fhet_4.1 scaffold_151, whole genome shotgun sequence genome segment AGCACTTTTAGACAAAAAATACATGTGAATGTAACGTCCACCAGACTCGTTTGGTGGGATAACATTAaaggagaccacacaaggattttctggttaaattaaaatatactagagaaataaaacctgaagagGGAATACCTGAAATAAGAAACCAAAATGGATTTATGCAAAACCTATAACTaaccagaaataaacaaatgcaaaacaaacctaacaaaacccaaccaTAAGATAAGCTACAAACCAAACGGGGTTTGTAGCCGTAACAGTGAACAAGCTTTAAATGGTAGACGTGCAGgtatttttaaaattctaaaaTCGTCTCATATTTGTTAAGAGTCTCGGTTTAAGATAAATTATAAAATTTTTAGACTAGATGTATGCAGAACAATTAAGGTATTTTTAAAACTACCGTGTCAACATCAATTAACTGGGAACATATAGAtgcaaaacaggaaaacaagatGATTCTAATTAAGAGCTatgtgtcacatataaaaaagaaacaaattccAAACGacaaattcttgttttttagCGGTGGATATTAATTTGTAACAGAAAACTTTGACTGACGACTTTCAATCTTCCACTGAAGGTGCTTGGACCAGCAGGAGGATTTTGGTGGAGCTTCACTGCTGCTCTAATTCAATCAACAAGTATCGCAGTTTATCCACCAACTCTGCAGAAGTAAAAAGAAGTTATAATTATTCAACAGAAAGTTTTATGAAGATTTGTATGTTTAGCAGTAGCAGTATCATGGTAGCTACACACCTCCAGCAGATGGCCTTTGGATGCACTCATAGGCTCTACAGGAATTGATCAGCTCTGCCAGGGTTTCAGGGCATTCTTGGGGAAGGGGCTCTCGATATTTCTCTGCTACCACTTTTTTATGAAGACTATCCTTATCACCATGACAATCTGGAAGATGAGCGAGGGAgaatgttttcaaaataaaacacgagTACTACTTAACCGTAGATCACAAAAAAACTCCCTTGCTGACCCCATACCAGGCTGATTACTATCTGCAGTTTGGTGGCAAAAATGTTAGCAAATCTTTGTCTATTTTTTCCTAAGCTGTTAATCAACCAAGGACAAAATGGACATTTAACTTTAGCACTCCGAAATAAAGAGATTGAGTGTTTTTTATACGTCTGATAGGAATCTTTCAATGGGAGTGTAAGAAATTTTATTCATGTTCATAGATTATGAGATTAACGGATGAAAAACAAATTCACTCTGATTTTTAACACATGACACTTGATTTAGATCCACTCTTATTTAATATTCAGTTCTATTTCTTTATTTAGGTCATCTCCAGAATAATTTTATAGCAGACATCAGACTAATAGGATTAATGTATGGTTTGTGTCCTATGAATGGTTGGAATGAATTTGATTAATTGTAATCACTGGAAACAGGAGATGTTAGGTCAAAACAAGCAAAATCTTCTGGAAGATTAGAAGCTCTTTTAAAACAGTTCACAGAAATACATGTCTGTGTTGCTTAGATCTGATTTCATATCTTTGAACTTAATTGAATCCCCTAAATTGTAGTGGTATAATTTGCACCCTGaggacaaaataaacacataataaCAAACAATCTGTCTAAATGTTTAGAATccataatttttattaaaaaggttGTCTGTCAATAATACCTGGCCCCTGTCCTCCCAAAAAAATTCTCTTTAAAAACTTCTCGGTAttgtttttgtgttcatttgCCTATTTGCCTATCACTACAGTCATAGTTTACACACTTATGCTTACACCGCTGCATTAAAAATACAGACATACAAATAAAAGGATTTAACAATGTACTAAAATGACTTGGAAAGATTTGACGTTTTACTTGTTTTTCACAGCAGAAACAGACCTGAAAAAGGCATCCTACGAGTTGCAATTTCCCACATTACGATTCCcaagctgaaaataaaacattacagtgggtgacttttattattttggaaaatattaataatttcaaGATTGGCATATTTTTGTCCTACCACTCTCTATTTCTGTCTTATTCCATGGGCTATAGGAGTATAGGAGCCCGGGTCAAACTGCAACATTTTAACTATCTTTGGACATTATGTTTGCCAACCAATTGAGTCAAAAACATCCGTATAAAGCCCTTGCATCTACAAAATAACTGAGCAGCAATCTCTCACAAGTCATACAGCCAAAAACATCAGTATGAATCTCTTACATCTACACAGTAGCAGAGTAGCAATCTCTCATGAGTTATTCAGTCAACAACATTTGTATAAAACCCTTGCATCTAAAGAATGACTGAGCAGCAATCTCTCATGAGTTATTTATTCAAAAGCATCAGTATAAAGCCCTTGCATCTGCATTGTAGCTGAGCTGCAATCTCTCATAAATCATACTGTTAAACTATCTGTATACAGCCCTTGAttctgcagaagagctgaacaGCAATCTCTCATGACACTGACCTGTATATGTCACACTTTCTGCAGTAGTGGCTGATGCTGTCAAGCTCCTGAGGAGAGGAGTAGAGCAGTGAAATGAAGTCTTTGTCCTTACGTCTATTGACTGCTGCCTTTTTCATCGATGTCTCTGTTTGGGCCAGTTCTAAACCGCCCAGCTGGAAAGAAGAACATCATGAGAAGTGTGGTAGAGATGCCATGAAGTAATCTCAGGGGGCTTTAGCTTTGGCTTCACTACCTTGACTCCGTAGTTCTGGTCCACAAGAAACTTGTTGCTGGATATGTTTGTGTGAAGTTTACTATTCCGCTCTGTCTGATGCAGTCTAGGACACAATAGTaccaatatatttatttcaacatCAGACCAATATTCGTACAGTTAGCTTATTTAGATACTGGCTGACTCAATGTCCAAGAAAATGGTTGAGACCCATCAGTGACTTTCACCTCAGTTCACAGTTACAATACCGATTATATAGTATATcattagttgttttgtttttttgtccatcctactgattttttgtcatttaagaTTAAGAATCTACTAATAAAGAGTCCTAGCCCATTTCAAAGTTGTTAAAGTCATTATATTTTACATCTCAATAGCTCCACAAAAGATGCTCTGATTATCTGTGATGAGACACAAATCAAAGAACTGAGGAGCGTAAGCCAAGTACCCACCTTTACccgtaatttgaattgaatattttGAATCCCTTGcattgacaaataaaatgacACAAACACACTTTTAGTCAGATCTCTTATCCATGATGTTGGTTGGGACACCAACTGGTTGTTGGGTTCTGTATTAAATGTTATAGTAATCTTATTTGGTGCTCCATCTCAGTCATCTGTGgtataacattattttttcatggTCTCTATCAATGTAGGCTTCCCTGTAGAACCAGCCTCATGATCTGTGTTCACGCTTATGTCTTTGAGGAGTGTTTTCATGCTCACTTCCTCAGGTAGAGTTTCAGAAGTCTAAAACGTTACAGAGGAGGAAATGATTGTATCCTAAGAAATCTGAATGATTTACTCCTTCAAACCTCCATCCATGTCAAAAACTCCTCTGACTGTACAGCCATCCTTGCACAGTTGTATGTGTACACTGTAGATTTATTTACAGTTTCATCTTCAACATTTAAACTCGAAACAAAGCATTATCTATGAAAGAACTTACCGGTAAACACCCTGCGCTGCATCCCGGCACATGGAAACTTTCCTGGTCCAGGACAGGTCACATCTAGAGCTCAGAACTTCTTGAAGACTTCCTTTCTCACAGTACTCCATAACAATGAGGTACTTAGGATTTGGAGCTGCAGGCAGATAAACAATTTGATATTTTTGCTGTTCAGACAATCCTGAGCTTTATGAGTATCACTACTCACTCTTCTCATTCAGGATGCAAATGCCAAACATCCGCACGATGTTCGGGGATTCAAACTGTTTCATGGTTTGAACTTCTTTTTGGAACTCAGATTTTATCTTCCTACAAATGAAGAGAGTTTTTACTCTGACAGAACTTTTGTGACAAGGTGCACTTGTtatacacatattttaaaaatacataaaaaggagctcaattaaaattttaaagaattataAAATACACATCACCCTAGGAGTCAAGGATAACCAACAATATGAAACACAACCTCGTCAGCTTGACCAAATGAACAGCCCAatttacttcaaaataaaaatagccaTTATTTTAAAAGTCATCTAATTAACTGTATTTTGGACAAagccacaaagaaaaaacaagggCTAATGAGAAGCAAAGTATCGTGCAACATCAAACGGTAgaaggaaattaaaaagaaagagataATGAAATATTCAGCAATAAATTGAATAACAAGAAGACAACATAAAAGAATCCTTATATACTACTAATTAAATTATAAATCATCCAGTGCTGTATATCGATATTTGGCCAAACTGTGACACAGACTCTGGTGGGACGTTCAAACTGGCGAATATCTTGACGGCCACTTCGAAGCCCTTAAATTGTCCTTTGTAGACCTGTAGGGCTTGGTCTGTCTCATCGCCTTCGTTTGGAAAGTCTGGGATACAGAGTTCACTTTCTTGAATTGGACAGATGTCCATGATGATTTTGGGCTTGTCCACTGAAAGAAAAATGCAACATCACACGTTATTTACAAAGTTCCACAGTGGATAGTACATTGACATTGTTTTGGGGAAAGAACCTATATCGGAAAATTTCAAGCTGTACCTCTAACACGATTGAAGATGACAGCTGGACATATGATTAGTGACTAAAAAGCTTTGTTCTGAGCTGCTGAGATGGCAGTGAAATTAGTTGACATTAGTTGATTCATTTGTGAACAGTGTGACCCTTGCTTTACCTAACTGATTTATGAGCATCTTGATATTTAGGTCgctgaaaggaaagaaaaatatctGATTTCAAGTGACTGTTGACATCTTGAAGGTATGAAAGCTCTCCATAGAGGGCACATGGTGGTTAAAATGATGAAAGCATAGACCATGATAAATAGTTTAAGACGTTTTCCACATATCTTGTGATATTTATCCTGCAGTgattcaactgaaaaacaaataaaaaggctAGAAAGGAAAGGATAGAATCTAAAAGAAAGACCCAATAATCTAGTTGTATAATTATGTGCTTCCTTGAATAATTTGTAGAAACAACTCTTGACTTAATCTGGTTGTCATTGGAATGTGTCCATTAGTGTAGTGTATCTTGATTATATGTGTATATTGCCAAAGGTATTTGCTCACCCAGCCAAATTATtggaatcaggtgttccaatcacttccatggccacaggAATATAAAATCAAGTCAGagtgtttttacaaacatttgtgacaGAATGGGTCGCTCTCAAGAGCTCAAATTTTTATGAATTTCATGTACATTCAGAGAAAAGGCTTTGAGATGTATGAAACGTGTAGAGTTGTTCTTTAGAATTGCACGAAACATGAAAATAATGccaaaaaaacaatgttgatgCAACGAAACAGAACAGTGTGACTATAACAAATGCTGGCCATGGTTGAAATATTTAAccttagattttatttaacagcTGCGGTGCTTATACACGCTGCTAATAAACAGTGAGCAGGTCTATGTGCCAGCATTAATTCTAATAAGATCACCATGTACTCACATGTCTCCATGACTTCTGCTAAATTGTTTTTGACATCTTCCAGATCGCTTTGCATGGCCTCCACATAGTCTCTGTACTCCAAGAGCACTGAGGAACATACAAACACTGTTGTGATAATGCATTCAACCCCTGAACAGCCTCTGAATCATCAGGAACTTGATATGTTTGCATTGCggtaaacaacacaaaaaaatctggtaGCTGGACATTTGCTTTCTTGGCCTACCTTTACagttgagagaaaaaaatggatgaaaaacaaacaaactaatcAAGTTGTAAAACTGTATGGTATGCCAGCTGTCTACTTTATGGTAACATTTTGTTTCCAGTTAGAGCATAAAAATCCCTAACAGCCTTTGATAGGAGGATATCCAACTGCAAGAACTGTAGGGCTTTAGAAGGTCAGAGATAGACAGCACACCAAGGTATTGCTTGATTGTACTGGttctggtttttatttgtaaatagaAACGTAGTAGAGGCTAATCTTCTTTACTTTTTCATGCTAAAGCTGGCTCTTTCTCAAATATTCATCCTttagcactttgaatcgtcttgctactgaaagtgctttataaataatctttctttattgacattttattttgtgtgtataaGAACTGTGGAATTTGTGGATCAAATAAATACCATCAATCCATCCGTTTTCAAACACACTTACCCCTATTGGGGTCGTAAGGGATGCTGatgcttatctccagctgtcaatgggcgagggcagagacaaacaggacaaacaac includes the following:
- the LOC110368929 gene encoding mixed lineage kinase domain-like protein; this encodes MAIGSITKSIVSIASEIYKVVQKVKINKKTCERLRDRVKALEGLVSSIESMEAAQHSAEVKKSLEELNTTLNSAFKVMEIFTRTHWFKSLIKIRSYEEDFKLVNDRLHDNMQNLTTALELKQTHDIVELVKQAFRQRDDEEDRKEDAKELKRMLLEYRDYVEAMQSDLEDVKNNLAEVMETLDKPKIIMDICPIQESELCIPDFPNEGDETDQALQVYKGQFKGFEVAVKIFASLNVPPEKIKSEFQKEVQTMKQFESPNIVRMFGICILNEKTPNPKYLIVMEYCEKGSLQEVLSSRCDLSWTRKVSMCRDAAQGVYRLHQTERNSKLHTNISSNKFLVDQNYGVKLGGLELAQTETSMKKAAVNRRKDKDFISLLYSSPQELDSISHYCRKCDIYSLGIVMWEIATRRMPFSDCHGDKDSLHKKVVAEKYREPLPQECPETLAELINSCRAYECIQRPSAGELVDKLRYLLIELEQQ